A region of the Rissa tridactyla isolate bRisTri1 chromosome 18, bRisTri1.patW.cur.20221130, whole genome shotgun sequence genome:
CTGGCAAAATTATCGCCAAGCATATAGCCCTCGTAGAGGGAGGTCACGCTCTCGTTCCCCCAAGAGAAGATCTCCTTCACCAAGGTCCAGAAGTCATTCTAGAAATTCTGATAAGTCATCTTCTGATCGGTCAAGGAGGTCTTCCTCTTCCCGGTCTTCCTCAAATCATAGCCGGGTTGAGTCTTCCAAGCGTAAatctggaaaggagaaaaagtcaTCTTCCAAGGATGCCCGGGCATCTCAGGCTGCAGGAGAGAATCAAGGTGATGAGTCTAAGGAGCAGCCTTTTTCAGGAGCAGTGGCTCAAGATGCCAAGGCATCTGAGGGATCAAAACCATGGCAAGATATGACCACCTATGGTACAAGTTCAGCGTCGAGAGCTTCTGTGTCTGAACTTAGCCCAAGGGAGCGCAGTCCTGCATTAAAAAGCCCTCTCCAGTCAGTTGTGGTGAGGCGTCGTTCTCCTCGGCCAAGTCCATTGCAAAAGTCGAGCCCTCCCCTGTCCAGCCCGTCGCAGATGAGCTCTGCGTTACAAAGCAGCAGCGCCTCCTTTCAGGCAGGCTCTCATCAGAGTCCGTTTGACCATGGCTCGGCAGGTTTGAGCCCGACAAGGAAGAGCCCTGTGTGCAAAAGTCCAACACCAATCGGTTCAATTTACAGTACATCTCAGAAGGAGGAAACCACAGCTCCTGGAGGAGGAGCCTTCTCAAAAAGGCAAGTGCTGTGTTTCGTCGTGTGCAGTTTTTTTTGTCAAGCCAGCTTGCATGTGTAGGCATTCTCTGAGTGCTGCAAGGGTTCCAGTGTGCGTGCAGGCTCCAGCTGGAAAGGGACCCCAGTGTGTGCAGGGTGCCATGCCAGCAAGCTGCCAGCTGTTTGGGCCTGGTACTGTCTAAATTATAGAAATGTAGAAAGTTGGAGTTAGTTTTCTGACTTGGATAGTTCTAAAGATTGCGTAGGTTCCCTGCAAAAACAAACGCTTGAAGTGAAGATGTGCCCGATGAGATTTCCTAGCAACCTAACAGTGTGCACTGGAAACTGGCATTTCtgagttattttaattttcagttaaagacatttttttttagtcttgcaTTCTTGAATTGCATTAGATACTATAAATCAGCAAAATCTAATTCTTACGGCATGTCCTGCTGCAAGCAGCCCAAGTAGTTGCGGTGCTTGTGCCTGCGTGTGTGGGTAGTATGAGAAACTAAGGCACCAAGATCGTCACTAGAATGAAGACACCCTTCCATACAGAAGGCATCAGCTTACCGTGTTTCTGTTCGCTTGGCTAGTCCACTGCAGATTTGTGTTTGAAGgtgatgctttgttttaaaagacaagGTAACATTCACAAGGACTTGTAAAtctcttctttattatttttaaagttatattgGACTGATTCTGTATCAAGGGTGtctgaaattttaaaagggaaaaaaaaagctgtaactcTTGGCCTTTTCAAAGCACTGATCTAATGTCCTTGGGCTTTACTGCAGTTTCCTCAAAGCTAGGGTTTTGCTTAATGAATGCTTTAAAACATAGTTCTGATACTTTAAACTAGCTTATGATAAATTGTTGTTCTCACTGgaagtgttttttcttctcccagcaaaataaatattctccTCTGTTaacctttttgcttttatttgtatttacagTCGTGTCATGAAATATTTAGCTTACCTATGAAACTTGCATCCAAAATTTGAAGTAGCTTTTGAGGCTTTTATTTCCAGTGTGTTGTTTAAAGCAGAACAGCCCAGTTTGAAAGTTTTGATGTGTTGTTCTCCCGAACCAGGTTTGTAAGTAAATAAAGCGATTGGGTAAGATGTTactattttccttaaaatgaatCTGTGGGTaagttgctttttatttgttcttaagCCTCATTTCATCAGTTCTGCATATCCATTTTCTTCTACATTTGCTGAATCTATTGAGAACTAAAAGTGTAAATCCAGGCTGAGGAATCTTCTTTACATTTTAACTATTTTAGGGCCTAGACACAGCTTTCTGTACATGCATAGCTTGATGTTCTCTAAAATTTGACTACTTTCAAGTGAAGTATTAACCTCTGATTTTTAATAACTGCTGTAATGTCTGTTTTATGAACAGGTATCTGGAAGAGCAGAAGACTGAGAATGggaaagacaaagaacagaaggtaacaaatgttgaaaaagaaaaaagtaaagaaaaagggaatttctCTGAGTTGGGATCAACAGATGGAAAGGGAAAATCTGACACCTATGCGTCCAAAGCTGACTCCGAGAAGGGATACCGTGGCAGCCAGTCGCCCAAGCGCTACAAGTTCCGGGATGACTTTGACAAGCTGAAGGTCCCGGAATTCCACAAGGAGAGTCATTATGGCAAAGAGGAAACAGatgagcaggaaaagaaagataaggCAAAGGGCCGAAAAGATTCGGAATTCGATGACGAGCCCAAATTTATGTCTAAGGTTGTAGCAACTTCAAGTAAAAGTCAAGAAGAAGATAGGTCAGGAAAATGGGAAGGCGTGGTGTTCTTGCCCcctggaaaagagaaacaaaggaaaCCTGACGAAATGGAGGAGGAAAGCTATTCTGACAGatcaaaaaaagaagagagaccaGCGTCCAAGAGAGCTGAACCAGGTCACAGGGGCTTTGTTCCTGAAAAGAATTTCAGAGTGACCACTTACAAATCAAGCCAGGAAAAAAGTTCTTCCCCTCCTCCAAGGAAGACTTCTGAAGTAAAGGAGAAACCAGGCACCAAAGGAGAGGGGCTAACTCCTGGCAAATCCTCCTTTTCCATTACTCGTGAAGCCCAGGTCAATATTCGAATGGATTCCTTTGATGAAGATCTTGCACGGTAagtatttgctgttttttttcagaagtctaAACAATGATCTttgcctccttctcttcctgaGATCCTCATATGCTTGCCAAGTGTGAGGAAGGCAAAATAATATTGCATCACAATTTGCATGTTTTGGAGGTgggagttactttttttttttctggcattatGATACTTGTATGACTCTTTGtgggggggcggtgcgggggagAGGTTAGAGGGGTTACCAGTTTGCAGATGGTGAAATCATAGCGTGAAGGTTAAACTTTTCCTGATCTTTCTGTGACTAGATGTAAGATTAGTTCAGAACGTAAATGTGTCTGCATCAGGTTCCACGCTACACCAGGAAAGAGTTGGGTACTCAATGACTTCTTGCTGCTAGAAGCTGAGTGGGATGGAAAAGTTACAGTGCCACTTAAATGACATCTGATTCTCTGGAGTGTGTTTAACTACTCTTATTCTCAATATAGCATCACGGAAACTCTAGGAAGCTCTGGGGGTGACTTCATTGCTTCAGGAAATCTTAAGACAGTAAAAAATTATCCCAGAAAATACATTTGTACAGCAGTAGACAGTAAGTGTTAATACGCTCTATGGGATGTTGGAGGTTAATCTAGAATTTAGGAACAGTAGCAGAAGATCACGGCCAGCTAGTGGTGTAAGAATGGGCTTGTGTTTCACTGGGTGTCAGGGTTTAATACCTGCACAGCCCTCCAAGTACAGCATAACAAGTGACCTGGATTATTCGAGTAACCTAGAGCAGTGTATTTTAGAGATGTTTGAATAAGCGTCCTGCTCGTGCTATTGAATGTTCTTAGGTGGTGCCTTAATAATACTGCATAAAAAATGCAGTCAGCTTCCAACTTCTGACACATTAATCATTTTAAACTGCTTACCTTTACCCTGTTCTTCTATTTCATGTGGTCTGTTCTTTTTCTAGTCCGAGTGGCATATTGGCTCAGGAACGCAAGCTGTGTCGTGACCTTgtgcacagcaacaaaaaagagCAAGAATTTCGTTCGATTTTCCATCATATTCAATCTGCTCAGTCTCAGCGAAGTCCTTCTGAACTGTTTGCTCAGCATATAGTGACTATAGTGCATCATGTAAGAGGTAGGTGAGAAGTCCATGTATCCTCAGATGAGGGTTCACTCCTCCCTTGCCCAAATAAGTGGGTTTCGTGCACTCTAGTTAATGCTGGAAGAGTTGTTTTCCAGCAGATGTGCCACAGATGAGAATAGCAGCCTGATCATGAGTCTtctttatttacataaataatttttcttctggaaaggcAGAAGAGGCATTCTTGGTTTTACCTCAGCAATATTCAGGGAGACTGTGACTTAGAATTTGTGTATTCTAGTGAGTTAATGACTCACTTGAATAAATTGTTAATTTCGAGACTGAAATTGGAATTTGTCAGCAGCTTTAGTTAGAGCTCATCACCAGTGTGCTTCGCATGTCCCGCATCTGAATTTGACCAAGCTGTAGCACCGATGTGCTGTGTCTTTTTACAAAACCGGTATTAATATTTTGTCATTGTTTACTCAAACCCCAACAGAGCATCACTTTGGGTCTTCAGCAATGACACTGAATGAACGCTTTACCAAATATCTAAAGAAAGGAATGGAACAAGATGCCGCTAAAAACAAGAAGAGCCCTGAAATCCACAGGTTGGTGCCATTAGACGCTGTCTTAACATTTCAGGGCTATATCAGATTTCCTTCTCTTAAACTCCTGATTCATTCCGGAATAATTCAAGTATATAACTACCTTCAGCAAAAAAATTGGAAGAATACAGGGAGTTTTAAGTACTTTTGTAAATATTGGTCTGCTTTAAATGACATTTGATCTAAAAACTTCAGATTCTTCTTGCGAGTAAGATTATATCTGTGTACTTCCTTTACTTTTAGGAGGATAGATATATCTCCTAGTACTTTTAGAAAACATGGATTCTCTCAAGAGGAAACGAAAAGTTCCAGAGATCCTGGCTTCAAGGTGAACTGTTACACTGATTAGTTTAATTGAACAAAATGAGTGCATTGGGCATGAACTTAACAgtgatgtttttgtttaaattactCTCTACTtaagtttgtgtttttcttttaaggatgGGCATAATTCTAAAAATGAACTACAAAGggttaatttttattaaaaatgtatcaaCAACCTTTGTGAAGTGGTTAGACTATGGTAAATGACCCCAAAGTCAATTGAGGTGAGCTTgagaaaaaagagaggatttTTGGAACAAGTGCCCATGATGAGAGAAGAGActttttgtgatatttttctGCTTGTAAGTATTATTAAATCAATTGTATACATGCGATATTTCCAACCATGTTTTCAAAAAGACATGCATGTCAAAAAGAGGAAAGTAAAACTAAATACTTATCTAAACCAAATACACTATTAAGCAGATTATAAATTTTGTTCTAACAACTTACTGTACCATTTCTGTTGATTGCTGTTACTTTAACATTCAGCACTTGTCTTAGTAGATCCAGACCATTTGGAATTTAGTGTATTAGCTTTTCTGAGTAGATGAATGTTAAGCCATTGCACTCACTGTAAACAATCGTAAAAATGGCTTAACTAAAATGTTTGGGATTTTAACCGTTGTTTATTCACCTTCATACATATTTACGTTGAAAGTTGAAGAGATTTTAAACAGTCCTGCTGAAACCTTACTTGTTTCATATTTGTTTTCGATTTTTTCCAAACACACTTGTGGCTTGACATGGACGATGgtgagatggatttgatgggccTGAACTCTGAGCATCAGCTTGGCAGAGTGTATTATAAACGTGGTTTCCAAACAGCTCGCCAGCCTTCCGTGAAACAGACGTGCCCTCCCAAACCCAAATAGGTGTTTGCTGTACCACATAAGGGAGCTGCTGCTGATTTTGTCACTTATCTGTCATCCATCGTGTTGGGAGCAGTTTTATTCTCAGAGTAGAAATTAAAGCTCTTTGCCTGGGGAAAGTAGAAGagcaaaataccaaaacaaaacgCCTGCGTTATTTgacatatttatttaaacaaaaaagtggTTAGAAACTCATGTAAGTAAAAAATTTAATAGCTAGAGAATTACTAatccttttgtatttatttaattcaaGACGATTAATATGATGTATGTTGCATATCAGTCCCGAGATTAGTCTTGTGTAATTGAAGTAGCGATCTCTGAGCACAGCCGTGAAGGCGGTATGTTGTTGCTAGCAGCATCGTGTACAGCCTGCCCGCAGACACCCTGCTGCCCAGTTAAACGTTTGTCAGAACCACAGCCACGCTCAGTTTGCTGCTCCTGTACGTGCAGCCAGCAGACTCTCATCCAGGTACCACTGGTCTTAAAGCATATGCAGGTAGCACGACTTCTCGTTTTCCAAAGAAACTATCTTATTCCATTATTTAAGCAGCAATTTAAATAGAACTCAAAGCAAGtgttaccagatttttttttttttaaattaacagtgtaagaaaaaaaaaaaaagctagttttTGAGTGTTTTTCATACGGCTG
Encoded here:
- the THRAP3 gene encoding thyroid hormone receptor-associated protein 3 isoform X1 translates to MSKTNKSKSGSRSSRSRSGSRSRSRSFSKSRSRSRSVSRSRKRRLSSRSRSRSYSPSHNRERNHPRVYQNRDFRGHNRGYRRPYYFRGRNRGFYPWGQYNRGGYGNYRSNWQNYRQAYSPRRGRSRSRSPKRRSPSPRSRSHSRNSDKSSSDRSRRSSSSRSSSNHSRVESSKRKSGKEKKSSSKDARASQAAGENQGDESKEQPFSGAVAQDAKASEGSKPWQDMTTYGTSSASRASVSELSPRERSPALKSPLQSVVVRRRSPRPSPLQKSSPPLSSPSQMSSALQSSSASFQAGSHQSPFDHGSAGLSPTRKSPVCKSPTPIGSIYSTSQKEETTAPGGGAFSKRYLEEQKTENGKDKEQKVTNVEKEKSKEKGNFSELGSTDGKGKSDTYASKADSEKGYRGSQSPKRYKFRDDFDKLKVPEFHKESHYGKEETDEQEKKDKAKGRKDSEFDDEPKFMSKVVATSSKSQEEDRSGKWEGVVFLPPGKEKQRKPDEMEEESYSDRSKKEERPASKRAEPGHRGFVPEKNFRVTTYKSSQEKSSSPPPRKTSEVKEKPGTKGEGLTPGKSSFSITREAQVNIRMDSFDEDLARPSGILAQERKLCRDLVHSNKKEQEFRSIFHHIQSAQSQRSPSELFAQHIVTIVHHVREHHFGSSAMTLNERFTKYLKKGMEQDAAKNKKSPEIHRRIDISPSTFRKHGFSQEETKSSRDPGFKAEGKYKDDPVDLRLDIERRKKHKERDLKRDKSRESVDSRDSSHSRERSTEKTEKSHKGSKKKKHRRVRERSRSSSSSSRSSHSVKAEEYPEETEEREESTTGFDKSRLGTKEFSGPNERGRARGTFQFRARGRGWGRGNFSGNNNSNSGGNNDFQKRTRDEEWDPEYTPKSKKYYLHDDREGEGADKWVNRGRGRGAFPRGRGRFMFRKSSTSPKWAHDKFSGEEGEIEDDESGTENREEKDTLQTTAE
- the THRAP3 gene encoding thyroid hormone receptor-associated protein 3 isoform X2 is translated as MSKTNKSKSGSRSSRSRSGSRSRSRSFSKSRSRSRSVSRSRKRRLSSRSRSRSYSPSHNRERNHPRVYQNRDFRGHNRGYRRPYYFRGRNRGFYPWGQYNRGGYGNYRSNWQNYRQAYSPRRGRSRSRSPKRRSPSPRSRSHSRNSDKSSSDRSRRSSSSRSSSNHSRVESSKRKSGKEKKSSSKDARASQAAGENQGDESKEQPFSGAVAQDAKASEGSKPWQDMTTYGTSSASRASVSELSPRERSPALKSPLQSVVVRRRSPRPSPLQKSSPPLSSPSQMSSALQSSSASFQAGSHQSPFDHGSAGLSPTRKSPVCKSPTPIGSIYSTSQKEETTAPGGGAFSKRYLEEQKTENGKDKEQKVTNVEKEKSKEKGNFSELGSTDGKGKSDTYASKADSEKGYRGSQSPKRYKFRDDFDKLKVPEFHKESHYGKEETDEQEKKDKAKGRKDSEFDDEPKFMSKVVATSSKSQEEDRSGKWEGVVFLPPGKEKQRKPDEMEEESYSDRSKKEERPASKRAEPGHRGFVPEKNFRVTTYKSSQEKSSSPPPRKTSEVKEKPGTKGEGLTPGKSSFSITREAQVNIRMDSFDEDLARPSGILAQERKLCRDLVHSNKKEQEFRSIFHHIQSAQSQRSPSELFAQHIVTIVHHVREHHFGSSAMTLNERFTKYLKKGMEQDAAKNKKSPEIHRRIDISPSTFRKHGFSQEETKSSRDPGFKAEGKYKDDPVDLRLDIERRKKHKERDLKRDKSRESVDSRDSSHSRERSTEKTEKSHKGSKKKKHRRVRERSRSSSSSSRSSHSVKAEEYPEETEEREESTTGFDKSRLGTKEFSGPNERGRARGTFFRARGRGWGRGNFSGNNNSNSGGNNDFQKRTRDEEWDPEYTPKSKKYYLHDDREGEGADKWVNRGRGRGAFPRGRGRFMFRKSSTSPKWAHDKFSGEEGEIEDDESGTENREEKDTLQTTAE